A region from the Benincasa hispida cultivar B227 chromosome 10, ASM972705v1, whole genome shotgun sequence genome encodes:
- the LOC120089226 gene encoding cytochrome P450 89A2-like produces the protein METWFIFLISLCICSLCTSIFTHFRSSTKLPPGPPSIPILTNLLWLRRSSLQIESLLRSFVSKYGPVVTLRIGSRSTVFIADRSIAHKILVQNGALFADRPPALTVGKVMTSNQHNISSASYGPLWRLLRRNLTSQILHPSRVRSYSQARKWVLDILLNRLQSQSESGNPVSVIDNFQYAMFCLLVLMCFGDKLEESQIHEVENVERELILSFPRFNILNFWPKFTKILLRKRWEALLQLKRNKEKVLIPLIEARRKANQNRANRAQTDEREEEFVLSYVDTLLELELPDEKRKLTDDEMVTLCSEFLNAGTDTTSTALQWIMANLVKCPEIQNKLFAEMKRVLGDESREEVKEEDLGKLPYLKAVILEGLRRHPPAHFVLPHAVKEDTELGNYVIPKNGTVNFMVAEMGWDPEMWEDPTAFKPERFMKGGKEEEVAEFDITGSKEIKMMPFGVGRRICPGWGVAILHLEYFIANLVWRFEWKAVDGDEVDMSEKEELTVVMKKPLEANIHPRIHIEN, from the coding sequence ATGGAGACCTGGTTCATCTTCCTTATCTCCCTCTGCATTTGCTCTCTTTGCACCTCCATTTTTACCCATTTCCGAAGCTCCACTAAGCTTCCACCAGGCCCTCCTTCAATCCCCATCCTCACCAATTTGCTATGGCTTCGTAGATCCTCCCTCCAAATCGAGTCTCTACTCCGGAGTTTCGTCTCTAAATATGGTCCCGTCGTCACCCTCCGCATCGGCTCCAGATCCACTGTCTTCATCGCCGACCGCTCAATTGCCCACAAGATCCTCGTCCAAAACGGTGCTCTATTTGCTGATCGTCCACCGGCGTTAACTGTTGGCAAGGTCATGACCTCCAACCAACACAATATTAGCTCTGCCTCTTACGGCCCACTCTGGCGCCTCCTACGTCGCAATCTCACTTCCCAAATCCTCCATCCTTCCCGTGTCAGGTCCTACAGCCAAGCTCGCAAGTGGGTTTTGGATATTCTTCTTAATCGCCTTCAATCTCAGTCTGAATCGGGGAACCCTGTTTCAGTCATAGACAATTTTCAGTACGCAATGTTTTGTTTGTTGGTGTTGATGTGTTTTGGGGATAAGCTTGAGGAATCCCAGATCCACGAAGTCGAGAACGTGGAGCGAGAGCTTATATTGAGTTTTCCGCGTTTCAACATTCTCAATTTCTGGCCTAAATTCACAAAGATTTTGCTTCGGAAACGCTGGGAGGCGCTTCTCCAACTAAAAAGGAACAAAGAGAAGGTTCTAATTCCTTTGATTGAAGCTCGAAGGAAGGCTAATCAAAACAGAGCAAACCGAGCTCAAACTgatgaaagagaagaagagttcGTGCTGTCATATGTTGATACGCTGCTCGAATTGGAGCTGCCCGACGAGAAGAGAAAGCTTACCGATGACGAAATGGTCACTTTATGCTCTGAATTCCTCAACGCCGGCACCGACACAACATCCACGGCCTTGCAATGGATAATGGCGAATTTAGTGAAATGCCCAGAAATCCAAAACAAGCTTTTTGCAGAGATGAAAAGAGTACTGGGAGATGAATCAAGAGAGGAGGTGAAAGAAGAGGATTTGGGGAAGCTTCCATATTTGAAAGCTGTGATTTTAGAAGGATTAAGAAGACACCCACCAGCGCATTTCGTGCTGCCACATGCAGTGAAAGAAGATACAGAGTTGGGAAATTATGTGATACCAAAGAATGGGACTGTAAATTTCATGGTGGCCGAAATGGGATGGGATCCGGAAATGTGGGAAGATCCGACGGCGTTTAAGCCCGAGAGGTTCATGAAAGgtgggaaagaagaagaagtagcAGAGTTTGATATAACAGGGAGCAAGGAGATAAAGATGATGCCGTTTGGCGTAGGGAGGAGGATATGTCCAGGATGGGGCGTGGCGATTCTCCATTTAGAGTATTTCATAGCTAATTTGGTCTGGCGGTTCGAATGGAAGGCCGTGGACGGAGACGAAGTTGATATGTCGGAGAAGGAAGAGCTCACCGTCGTCATGAAAAAGCCTCTTGAAGCCAACATACATCCAAGGATTCATATTGAGAACTGA